The DNA region CTGAGTAGTTAAACGCCTTAATGCCGTTGATGGCGAAGCCGTTAGCGCCGTTGAGGTCTGAGAGATTGAGAGTGGGGCTAAAGCCCGTGTTCTTGCCAAATACCACGTAGCTCTGCCCTGACTGGAGTCCGTTGGGAGAGGCACTAGATGCCGCGATAATCAGGTCAGCTATGCCATCATCGTTGACATCTCCGGCACTGCTGACAGAATTGCCTAATTCGTCACCTGACTTGATGCCGTTGATGACGAAGCCGTTAGCGCCGTTGAGGTCTGAGAGATTAAGTGTAGGGCTAAAGCCTGTGCTCTTGCCAAATACCACGTAGCTTTGCCCTGAATAAGTGCCGTTGGGGGAGGCATTTGGTGCCCCGATAATCAAGTCAGCGATGCCATCATCGTTGACATCTCCGGCACTGCTGACAGAGAAGTTTGAGCTGTCACCCTGCTTAATGCTGTTGATGGCGAAGCCGTTAGTGCCGTTGAGGTCTGAAAGGTTGAAAGTGGGGCTAAAGCCTGTGCTCTTGCCAAATACCACGTAGCTCTGACCAGAATAAGTGCTGTTGGGGGAGGCCCCAATAATCAGGTCAGCGATGCCGTCTGCGTTGACATCTCCGGCACTGCTGACAGAAATGCCTGATCTGTCACCTGACTTGATGCCGTTGATGGCGAAGCCGTTAGCGCCGTTAATGCTAGAAAGGTTGAGAGCAGGGCTAAAGCCTGTGCTCTTGCCAAATACCACGTAGCTTTGCCCTGACTCGGAGCCGTTGGGGGAAGCAAAGGCTGCCCCAATAATTAGGTCAGCGATGCCGTCACCATTGACATCTCCGGCACTGCTGACAGGCAAGCCTGAACCGTCACCCGCCATGCCGTTGATAGTGAAACCGTTACTGCCGTTGAGGTTAGAGAGATTTAATGATGAATAAACCATAATTTTATCCTGTGTTTGTAGTAATTGACTATTCGAGAGCTTTGGCAAATAAAATTCGCGGCTAGACAAACTCCAAGGGAGCTGCACAAACTCACACAAAATTCCCGTTTATAATTCGTAATTCGTAATTAGGAAATTTAATCACGAGTTACAAGGCTTACAATTAGACATCTCCAGAAATTAATTATGCATTACCTAAAACCCTGTATAAACGTTGCATTGCAACGTCTTTACATTTATTTTCACCAGATGTCTATTACGAGTTGTATTGATAGCGGTCAATTGAAGTTAGCGTCATTCTGGTAAAGTTAGAGTTAATTTTAGGAAGTGCTATATAAAGTTTTCGTGTCACCGATTGATATTTTGTAACGAAAATTGCGACTTGAGTAACTCAAGTCGCAATGCTTATAACTAAAATTAGGATTAATCTTCAGAAAATATCGCGTTTTGCCAAATATTGGTACATCTGCCAACGCGCATCTACTTCAGCTTGGGCTTGTTCTAACAATTGCTTGGCTACTTCAGGTTTACTCTTGGTGAGCATTTTGAAGCGATTCTCTTGATACATTGAATGCTCTACAGATTGCGTAGGCGATCGCATATCTAATTGCAATGGATTTTTACCTTGTTTGAGCAATTCTGGATTATGCCGATACAGCAACCAGCGACCTGATTCTACCAAAGTTTTCTGATGATTCATCCCTGTGGTCATGTTGATGCCGTGGGCGATGCAATGGCTGTAAGCAATAATTATTGATGGGCCATCATAAGCTTCTGCTTCCAAAAATGCTTTTAGGGTATGTTCATCTCTAGCGCCAAGGGCTACACTCGCTACGTAGACATTTCCGTAGGTCATGGCAATCATCCCTAAGTCTTTCTTAGGTGCAGGCTTACCACTGGCGGCATATTTAGCAACTGCGGCTTTTGGTGTAGCTTTGGAAGATTGACCGCCTGTATTAGAATACACTTCTGTATCCATTACTAAGATGTTCACATTTCGACCACTAGCAATCACATGATCGATGCCGCCGAAGTCAATATCATAAGCCCAACCGTCACCGCCAACAATCCAGACGCTTTTTCTCACCAAGTAATCGGCAAGGGATTTTAGATTTTGAATTTGGGCATGGGGCATGGGGCATTGGGCATTGGAGTGGTAATTGCTTTTTTCTAACAGTTCATCTAGCTTTTGTTTCAACAGCGCTACCCGTTCTCGTTGTTCCCAAATATCAGCCTCAGTGTTTTGTTTGGCATTGAGAATAGACTGTACCAACTCGTAAGGTATTCCCAATTCCCTATGCCCTATGCCCCATTCCCCGCTCCCCAATTGCTGCAACAATTCCGCCGCAAACTCAGCTTGTTTGTCCAGGGAAAGACGGAAGCCAAAACCGAATTCGGCGTTATCTTCAAACAAATTATTAGACCACGCAGGGCCGCGTCCTTGGGCGTTGGTTGTCCAAGGTGTTGTGGGGAGATTACCACCATAAATTGAAGAACAACCTGTAGCATTGGCGATGACGGCGCGATCGCCAAACAATTGTGTTAATAATTTTAAATAAGGTGTTTCACCACAACCAGCACAAGCACCAGAGAACTCAAATAAAGGTTCTTGCAGTTGTTGTTGGCGAATCTGGTTTAATTTTAGCGATCGCCTGTCAGGATTAGGTAAACTCAAGAAGAAATCCCAGTTTTTTCGCTCTTGTTCCCGCAATGGCAACTGCTGTGCCATGTTAATCGCTTTCCGCAATGGCTCAGATTTATCTTTAGCAGGGCAAATATTTACACAAATAGTGCATCCTGTGCAATCTTCTGGAGCAACTTGAATGGTAAATTTTTGATTGGCAAAGTCTTTATCTTTTGCACCAGTTGACTTGAAAGTTTCTGGTGCATTAACTAATTCATCAGCTTGATAAGCCTTTGCACGAATGGCACTGTGGGGACAAACCATCACGCACTTACCACATTGAACGCAGACATCCGGCTCCCACACAGGTATCTCTTCGGCAACGTTACGTTTTTCCCATTTGGCAGTACCTACGGGAAAAGTGCCATCAACTGGTAGTGTGCTAACAGGTAAGTCATCACCTTCCCAAACCATAATTTTGCCCAGAACTTCCCGCACAAATTCGGGAGCAGAATTAAGAGTAGAGACGCGATTCATCGCGTCTGTGTGAGGAGTAGAGACGCGATTCATCGCGTCTGTACAAGAGGTGATTGTTTGTGGGATGTCTACTTTATGCAAGTTGTCTAAGGTGTTATCTACAGCTTGCAAGTTCATGCGGATAACTTCTGCACCTTTTTTACCGTAGGTTTTATCAATCGCTTGTTTGATTTTAGCGATCGCTTCTTCCTGTGGCAAGACACCCGCTAAGGCAAAGAAGCATACCTGCATAATAGTGTTAATTCTCCCACCCATGCCACTTTCGCGGGCAACTTGGCTAGCATTAATCACATATAACTTCAAATGCTTGTCGATAATTTGCTGCTGTACCTTTAGCGGCAAATATTCCCAAACGGTATCTGCATTGTATGGACTGTTAAGCAGCAAAGTCGCCCCAGGAGTAGCAGTCTTCAAAATATCTATGCGTTCTAGAAATCCCCAGTGATGACAACCAATAAAGTTGGCTTGGTCAATTAAGTAGGTGGAACGAATTGGCTCTTTACCAAAGCGTAAATGAGAGACGGTCATCGAACCAGATTTCTTGGAGTCAAAGACAAAGTAGCCTTGGGCGTAATTGTCGGTTTCTTCACCAATAATCTTGATGGAGTTTTTGTTAGCCCCAACTGTACCATCCGCGCCCAACCCATAGAACATTGCCCGAACAACGTTATCCGATTCTGTAGAGAAATTAGGGTCAAAGCTCAAGGAAGTATGACTAACGTCGTCATTAATCCCGATAGTAAAGTGATTTTTCGATTTAGCTTGAGCAAGGTTATCAAAAATCCCCTTCACCATCGCCGGAGTAAATTCTTTAGAAGAAAGACCATAACGCCCACCAATAATTTTAGGGTATGAGAAAGTATTTTCTCCCCCTGCCTCCCCTGCTTCCCCTGCTCCCCCTGCTCTCTTATCTCCCCACGCTTCATGGATAGCAGCTACAACATCTAAATACAAAGGCTCACCGGCGCTACCTGCTTCTTTGGTGCGGTCGAGAACTGCGATCGCCTTTACACTAGTTGGTAATACTGCAACAAACCTTTGGACATCAAAGGGGCGGTAAAGTCGCACTTTCACTACACCAAGTTTTTCACCACGGGCGTTAAGGTAATCTACTGTTTCATGGACAGTTTCACAACCTGAACCCATAAGAACGATAACGCGATCGGCATCCTTAGCGCCGTAATATTCATAGATTTTATAATGCCTTCCTGTGCGTTCTCCAAATTCATCCATGATGCGCTGGACAATTTCTGGACAAGCATTGTAATAAAGGTTAGCACCTTCCCGTCCTTGGAAATAGACATCGGGGTTTTGGGCAGTACCGCGCAATACTGGACGATCTGGGGTGAGGGCACGGCTGCGGTGGGCGAGTATTAGGTTATCGTGGATGAGCGATCGCAAATCATCATCTGACAGCAATTTGACTTTCTGCACTTCATGTGATGTGCGGAAGCCATCAAAGAAATGCATAAACGAGACTCGCGTCTCTAAGGTAGCTGCATGAGCAATGAGAGCAAAATCTTGACTTTCTTGCACCGAAGCCGAACACAGCAGAGCGAAACCAGTCGCACGGGCTGCCATCACGTCGCTATGGTCGCCAAAAATTGATAACGCATGGGTAGCCAAAGAACGGGCGGCAACGTGAACCACGGCGCTAGTAAGTTCACCAGCAATTTTGTAGAAGTTGGGTATCATCAATAATAATCCCTGAGATGCCGTGAAGGTGGTACTCAGGGAACCTGTTTGCAATGCCCCATGCACAGCGCCAGCCGCTCCCCCCTCGCTTTGCATCTGCACGACGCTAGGAATAGTACCCCAGAGGTTGGGACGACCTTCGGCTGACCAAGCATCTGCCCATTCACCCATTGCTGAAGAGGGGGTAATGGGATAAATGGCAATCACTTCATTTAATTTGTAAGCAACACGGGCAACAGCCTCATTCCCGTCGATGGTTGCAAAGGTTTTGTTCATAATATGATTTTTGTCCCCGCCTCTAAGCTGCATTATCAGAACGTATGAATATAAGAATCAGAAATAGCCAGTATTAGAAAGTAAGTGTATTATCTGCATTCAAAATTTCACGGTAGGATCTACTCCGTGTTTAAAGGATATGTTGATACCTTTAGGCTCTTAAATTAACTTTCAATCAATACTGCATCTATTAATATCTCATCCGCAATCCTGCATCTATTAATATGTATTAATAATGTACTCAATGACCAAAGTCTTTGTTTTAAAAGGCTTTTAGATAATTTATTCTTTTTTGCGGGGTAGAGGGACGGGAATATTACATTGCTAATCGCCGATTTCCATACCATTGACTCAAATCATTCTCAATCGCCTCAAGAATCGCGATCGCCTCAGTTATTGATTTTGCATCGGCAGCTAAAAGTGCAAACCCTCGCTCAACCCGTTGTTGATAGTCCTGTGGGCAAATAGCAAACCTATTAGCGATTGCAATCGCCCCCTTTTCATTCAACAGGTAATCTTCATTGAGCGCGAATAAAACTTGATTCATACACGCGACACTGCGGAAACAACAACCTGCTGCGTAAACAACATCATCGCGTGCGATTGCCTTTTTTGCGACCAACAGCGAGAAACTTATTTCCCAGGCGAAAGTATCAATAGTTGCCTGTTTCAGCCCAACTGGATACGGGTTTGTTTTTACCTTCATAGCTTCTAAAACACCATTAGAGTCGTAAAGTACCTGACAAAGAGCAATTTCTCCCATATAAATAGAGGACACAAACCCATGAGGATGTCCTGGTTGATAATCAATAGTAATGCGTCCTATAGGATTACTATTTGATTTTTGTAGGACTTACGCAAAAATTGCTAAAAAGCTTAATTTCTCGAACCGCCAAGACGCCAAGAGCGCCGAGAATTCGTAGAGTGTGCGTAAGTCCTATTTTGAACAAAATTAGGTGTTGTAGAGTGTGTTAGAACGGAGTTCGTAACGCACTATTATCAAGGGTTTGATGCGTTACGCTGTCGCTAACACATCCTACGGATATTTTCAGAAATCAAACCGGATTCCTATATATGGCAATCATCAATCACACGATTTACCTTCACCAAATCGCGGTAGAGAAAATCTACACTTACACCTTGAACCTGTAGCCAACCACCACCGTTAATCCACTTTCCCCATTCCCCGATCGCAGTAATCAAATTTACACGATGCTTATCATCAAGCTCACAGGCGAGGCGATTTAGAGCTATTAAATCGGGCGGTTTTTCTGGATTGTAATAAATCCCCAAATCCACATCTGATTTGTTATTATGGTTGCCCCGTGCCCGTGAACCACCCAATGAGACGGCTATAATTCCCTCAATTGACTGCAAACTTGAAACAATATGGTTGATGAATTGAGGTGATTCTTTATTCATAGATTTTTGCAAATTACGAATTAGTATTACTTGCTCGTTGTGACAGAATCTGCGCCATCGGTCTTTAACTGACCATCTTCCATATAAATGATGCGATCGGCAATATCGAGGATGCGATTATCGTGGGTAACTAGCAAAATTGTACAACCTTGTTCTTTGGCTAGCTTCTGCATTATTTCTACGACATCGCGCCCAGATTTTTTGTCGAGTGCAGCAGTGGGTTCATCTGCTAAAACAATTTTAGGATGGCTAACTAAAGCACGAGCGATCGCTACCCGTTGTTTTTGCCCTCCAGACAGTTTCTCTGGGTAGTAATTTACACGATTACCTAAACCGACAGTTTCCAAAATAGCGATCGCTTTAGCATCAATATCCTGATTTAAAAAATCCTCATGCAACTCTAAAGACATCCGCACATTTTCTCTTGCTGTCAAAAAAGTCATCAGGTTATGAGCCTGGAAAATATAGCCAATCTGGCGGCGAAGTTTAGTTAATTGCAGCTTTTTAGCGCCACGAATTTCCTCTCCTAATATTTTGAGACTACCTTCTTGAGCAGAACGCAATCCACCCATTAAGGTTAACAAGGTAGTTTTCCCCGAACCAGAGGGGCCAGTCATAATAACGATTTCCCCAGCCTTAATCTCCAAATTAATATCGAATAATACTTGTTTGCGAAGCGCACCTTCACCAAAATAGTGGTTAAGATTACTGATAGAAATTACAGATTCTAAAACAGAAAGTGTTGAGTTGGAATTTTCTGGTAAAGATTTTTGCAACATAGGATTTTATAAAGCATTGGGTATAGGGAAATAATTCTTGTAGAGACGCGATTCATCGCGTCTAAAAAACATCAGCAGGGTCAGCAGATCGTAACTTCCGCATGGCGATCGCTCCAGAAACACTACACATAATCACGGTCAAAATCCAAACCTGTATCGCCCGTTCCATTTTCATGAAAATAGGAAGCATCGTCGCCGCGTATGTGACTTGATACAATCCAAAAGAAAGGATGAATCCAGGCAAAAAACCTAAGATAGCTAATAACAATGCTTCTTGAATTAGAACTCCCAAGAGATAATTATCGGTGTATCCCATTGCTTTGAGGGTGGCATATTCTGGCAAGTGGTCAGAAACATCCGAGTAAAGGATTTGGTAGACAATCACGATGCCAACAATAAACCCAACTGCTGTACCTAAACCGAAAATAAAACCAATGCCAGTACCTTGTTCCCAGTAAGTTCTCTCCACTTTGGCAAACTCTTCTGGAGTGAGGACTCTGACATCTTTAGGTAGTCCATTGACAAGTTGCGATCGCACTTTTTCTGTATCGGCATCTGGTTTAAGCGTAATCAATCCAACTTCGATGCGATCGGGTTGACGCTGTGGAAATAGCTGAAGAAAGGTCGAATCACTGGTGATCACATTACCATCGGCAGCAAAGGAAGCACCATCAGTAAACAAGCCCTTAACAAAAACGGCTTTACTATTGAGTTCCGTGTCAAATTTGCCTGTTTTCTTAAAGATATCGCCAACTGCTCCGTATTCTGGACGACCTGCCTGGTCAAACAGAACTTGATACAACTGTTTAAGGTGATGCTGATTTTGTTTAATTTCGGGCGATTTGAATGGTGATTGTGCCGGATCAACACCCCAAACTAAAATGGCACGCTCAAGACGTGTTTCAGGATTTCGCCACTGTCCGGTACTGATGTAGACAGAATTAACTGACTGAACACCTTCATAAGCTAATGTTTGATATAGTCGCTCTCTAGAAAAGTTTTTTACAGAAAACAAAGTTTGAAATTGGGGACTAATTAAAACCAAATCTGCCTGTAAATTGCGATGAGGTTTCACAGCAGCATCAAAAAGCGCACTTTCAAATCCCAACTGGATAAACATCAGCATATCGGCAAAGGTAATACCTGCGACTGCAACAGCCAGACGGGTTTTTTCTTTCATTAACTGCCGCCATGCTAGCGGCGTTTTGCGAAATAGTTTAGAAAACATATTTAAAAAATCCTTTAATAACCCAGTGTTTCAGCTTGCTGTTCAAGTTGGCGCTCTCGCATTAAAAGAAATAGGGGAAGACCTAAAGAAACACCAACTAAAAGATTACAGGCAATATAAACCCAAAGATTTTGCATTTTCAGACGTGTTCCTTCCCAAAATACAAATGTCCACAATACTAGCGATGAAACAATAACATCCATGCCAAAAAAACCAGAAATTCTGTTGGCAAAGAGTTGTTCAAAAAATAGCTTTATATCAAGACCATGCTCTAAGATAAATGGAACAAACTGGGAGTAAGGTAAAAGGAAGCCAAGTACACAAAGCAGAAGATATATGACTTTAACCATGATTAAATTCACCTTATAAAAAATGATGGAATACACGAGATAGCGAACAACTCTATATTTCAATTGCTGTCTGTATCTGTAAGTTAGTGAAACCTGCAACTCGTTTGCTGTCTTCAGGATTGAGGCGAATTTTCACCTCAACTACTCGGCTATCAAGGTTCTCCCCTGGCTGGTTGCTGAAAACGTTTTGTCTATTCACCTGCAAACCAATTTGGGCAACGGTTCCTCGCAGTTCACCGACAAATGCCTGACTGATAATCACTGCCTGTTGTCCTAGTTTCACTTTACCGAT from Nostoc commune NIES-4072 includes:
- a CDS encoding DUF4037 domain-containing protein produces the protein MSSIYMGEIALCQVLYDSNGVLEAMKVKTNPYPVGLKQATIDTFAWEISFSLLVAKKAIARDDVVYAAGCCFRSVACMNQVLFALNEDYLLNEKGAIAIANRFAICPQDYQQRVERGFALLAADAKSITEAIAILEAIENDLSQWYGNRRLAM
- a CDS encoding nucleotidyltransferase domain-containing protein codes for the protein MNKESPQFINHIVSSLQSIEGIIAVSLGGSRARGNHNNKSDVDLGIYYNPEKPPDLIALNRLACELDDKHRVNLITAIGEWGKWINGGGWLQVQGVSVDFLYRDLVKVNRVIDDCHI
- a CDS encoding DevA family ABC transporter ATP-binding protein produces the protein MLQKSLPENSNSTLSVLESVISISNLNHYFGEGALRKQVLFDINLEIKAGEIVIMTGPSGSGKTTLLTLMGGLRSAQEGSLKILGEEIRGAKKLQLTKLRRQIGYIFQAHNLMTFLTARENVRMSLELHEDFLNQDIDAKAIAILETVGLGNRVNYYPEKLSGGQKQRVAIARALVSHPKIVLADEPTAALDKKSGRDVVEIMQKLAKEQGCTILLVTHDNRILDIADRIIYMEDGQLKTDGADSVTTSK
- the devC gene encoding ABC transporter permease DevC; translation: MFSKLFRKTPLAWRQLMKEKTRLAVAVAGITFADMLMFIQLGFESALFDAAVKPHRNLQADLVLISPQFQTLFSVKNFSRERLYQTLAYEGVQSVNSVYISTGQWRNPETRLERAILVWGVDPAQSPFKSPEIKQNQHHLKQLYQVLFDQAGRPEYGAVGDIFKKTGKFDTELNSKAVFVKGLFTDGASFAADGNVITSDSTFLQLFPQRQPDRIEVGLITLKPDADTEKVRSQLVNGLPKDVRVLTPEEFAKVERTYWEQGTGIGFIFGLGTAVGFIVGIVIVYQILYSDVSDHLPEYATLKAMGYTDNYLLGVLIQEALLLAILGFLPGFILSFGLYQVTYAATMLPIFMKMERAIQVWILTVIMCSVSGAIAMRKLRSADPADVF
- a CDS encoding DUF2834 domain-containing protein, with translation MVKVIYLLLCVLGFLLPYSQFVPFILEHGLDIKLFFEQLFANRISGFFGMDVIVSSLVLWTFVFWEGTRLKMQNLWVYIACNLLVGVSLGLPLFLLMRERQLEQQAETLGY
- the nifJ gene encoding pyruvate:ferredoxin (flavodoxin) oxidoreductase yields the protein MNKTFATIDGNEAVARVAYKLNEVIAIYPITPSSAMGEWADAWSAEGRPNLWGTIPSVVQMQSEGGAAGAVHGALQTGSLSTTFTASQGLLLMIPNFYKIAGELTSAVVHVAARSLATHALSIFGDHSDVMAARATGFALLCSASVQESQDFALIAHAATLETRVSFMHFFDGFRTSHEVQKVKLLSDDDLRSLIHDNLILAHRSRALTPDRPVLRGTAQNPDVYFQGREGANLYYNACPEIVQRIMDEFGERTGRHYKIYEYYGAKDADRVIVLMGSGCETVHETVDYLNARGEKLGVVKVRLYRPFDVQRFVAVLPTSVKAIAVLDRTKEAGSAGEPLYLDVVAAIHEAWGDKRAGGAGEAGEAGGENTFSYPKIIGGRYGLSSKEFTPAMVKGIFDNLAQAKSKNHFTIGINDDVSHTSLSFDPNFSTESDNVVRAMFYGLGADGTVGANKNSIKIIGEETDNYAQGYFVFDSKKSGSMTVSHLRFGKEPIRSTYLIDQANFIGCHHWGFLERIDILKTATPGATLLLNSPYNADTVWEYLPLKVQQQIIDKHLKLYVINASQVARESGMGGRINTIMQVCFFALAGVLPQEEAIAKIKQAIDKTYGKKGAEVIRMNLQAVDNTLDNLHKVDIPQTITSCTDAMNRVSTPHTDAMNRVSTLNSAPEFVREVLGKIMVWEGDDLPVSTLPVDGTFPVGTAKWEKRNVAEEIPVWEPDVCVQCGKCVMVCPHSAIRAKAYQADELVNAPETFKSTGAKDKDFANQKFTIQVAPEDCTGCTICVNICPAKDKSEPLRKAINMAQQLPLREQERKNWDFFLSLPNPDRRSLKLNQIRQQQLQEPLFEFSGACAGCGETPYLKLLTQLFGDRAVIANATGCSSIYGGNLPTTPWTTNAQGRGPAWSNNLFEDNAEFGFGFRLSLDKQAEFAAELLQQLGSGEWGIGHRELGIPYELVQSILNAKQNTEADIWEQRERVALLKQKLDELLEKSNYHSNAQCPMPHAQIQNLKSLADYLVRKSVWIVGGDGWAYDIDFGGIDHVIASGRNVNILVMDTEVYSNTGGQSSKATPKAAVAKYAASGKPAPKKDLGMIAMTYGNVYVASVALGARDEHTLKAFLEAEAYDGPSIIIAYSHCIAHGINMTTGMNHQKTLVESGRWLLYRHNPELLKQGKNPLQLDMRSPTQSVEHSMYQENRFKMLTKSKPEVAKQLLEQAQAEVDARWQMYQYLAKRDIF